In Paenibacillus larvae subsp. larvae, the following proteins share a genomic window:
- a CDS encoding YjcZ family sporulation protein: MSYGGCGAGTSSYGGFTSTGAILVLFILLVIISRTFLY, from the coding sequence ATGTCGTATGGAGGATGCGGTGCTGGAACCTCAAGTTATGGGGGATTCACAAGTACAGGAGCGATTCTAGTCCTGTTCATTTTATTGGTCATCATTTCTCGAACCTTTTTATATTAA
- a CDS encoding glycosyltransferase family 2 protein produces MDYPRNLYDIYVIADNCTDSTALVARHNGAHLLERHDPTKKSKGYGLEWAFNQLWNMEARGTTYDAVLVLDADNLVTPNTLKVLNQRIVSGAEVLQLYLDSKNPKDSWISKSYAYAYWATNRIYQLAREKLGLSAQLGGTGMCFKTSVLKNIGWGTESLTEDLEYVARYALATGKTVRWVHTAKTFDEKPLKMKASFVQRCRWARGHIDCSFKYGWPLLKMVFSRKGFIAFDIFLYLFNPSRIILTSITMFSFLMAWLFDFGLIRHSWVWFTALIIYYIIPLIGLIMEKKSKAILWTPQVYLFSISWVPIWFIGLLQRKKKTWNKTVHTRSLNDSELQHLVGERETA; encoded by the coding sequence TTGGATTATCCCCGCAATCTATATGATATTTACGTTATAGCCGATAACTGCACTGATAGCACTGCTCTTGTGGCTCGGCATAACGGCGCTCATTTATTAGAACGACATGACCCGACAAAGAAATCTAAAGGATACGGACTTGAATGGGCGTTTAATCAACTATGGAATATGGAAGCTCGTGGAACCACCTATGATGCAGTCCTGGTATTAGATGCAGATAATCTCGTCACGCCAAACACATTGAAGGTGCTTAATCAACGCATTGTTAGTGGAGCCGAAGTATTGCAACTTTATCTCGATTCCAAGAATCCTAAAGATAGCTGGATTTCAAAATCCTATGCCTATGCTTATTGGGCAACCAATCGTATATACCAATTGGCCCGTGAAAAGTTGGGGCTTTCCGCTCAGCTTGGTGGTACGGGTATGTGTTTTAAAACATCCGTATTGAAAAATATAGGATGGGGAACTGAATCGTTAACGGAGGATTTGGAATATGTGGCCCGTTATGCTCTGGCTACAGGAAAAACTGTTCGATGGGTTCATACGGCCAAAACGTTTGATGAAAAGCCGTTAAAAATGAAGGCTTCATTCGTCCAACGTTGTAGATGGGCGCGGGGTCATATCGATTGTAGTTTCAAGTACGGATGGCCACTTCTTAAAATGGTATTTAGTCGAAAAGGATTCATAGCATTTGATATTTTCCTATATCTCTTCAACCCATCACGTATTATATTAACATCCATAACGATGTTTTCATTTCTAATGGCATGGTTATTTGATTTCGGTCTTATACGGCACTCATGGGTATGGTTTACTGCCCTTATTATCTATTACATCATACCTTTAATAGGACTTATTATGGAAAAGAAGTCAAAAGCTATCTTGTGGACACCACAAGTATATCTATTCTCCATCTCATGGGTTCCTATTTGGTTTATCGGATTGCTCCAACGTAAAAAGAAAACGTGGAATAAAACAGTCCACACCAGAAGCCTGAACGACTCGGAATTACAACATCTCGTAGGTGAACGAGAAACTGCGTAA
- a CDS encoding helix-turn-helix domain-containing protein: protein MNNLFALNEVTQAMKQAKKRRMYERYQALYLHLKGKSVKEIAETLNRSAETVKNYIQAYETGGLAALQMKYSPGAPVHLFQKRMQQLRMIQFMDEIMKSPDSIIDRLCIRF from the coding sequence ATGAATAATCTATTCGCATTAAACGAAGTGACACAAGCCATGAAACAAGCAAAGAAACGGCGCATGTATGAACGTTACCAAGCCTTGTATTTGCACCTGAAGGGAAAGTCAGTTAAAGAGATTGCCGAGACCCTGAACCGAAGCGCAGAAACAGTGAAAAACTACATCCAAGCGTATGAAACCGGTGGATTAGCGGCTCTGCAAATGAAGTATTCTCCCGGTGCACCCGTTCATCTCTTCCAGAAACGGATGCAACAGCTTCGCATGATACAGTTTATGGACGAAATAATGAAAAGCCCCGATTCAATTATTGATCGTCTCTGTATCAGGTTTTGA